One Littorina saxatilis isolate snail1 linkage group LG14, US_GU_Lsax_2.0, whole genome shotgun sequence genomic region harbors:
- the LOC138946540 gene encoding neuronal acetylcholine receptor subunit alpha-7-like has translation MYLAYVENLDTRGESLTVFMTIHLDWVDTALSWNRTLYTVDVVYLDPSSVWRPVWRPVWRPELVVYSTVKSVDTLVKQEIQVTPDGRVQRMLQDRMTRQCRVNIKLFPFDQQRCAISLGSLNQSPKEVHVTVGEVSLSQPKAVAVLRAERAPACDTGVGAKLLPVQCGQKMSVSVTIFLTLAVFMTLIQDSLLNNSDTVCYLVVYLATQIVLSVLGVVLSAVVVRCYHSNPGDGSSAESAGGADDGSERPIVSSVVSAAGGVDIANHDGW, from the exons ATGTACTTGGCCTATGTCGAGAATCTGGACACGCGTGGCGAGTCGTTGACCGTGTTCATGACTATCCACCTGGACTGGGTGGACACAGCTCTGTCCTGGAACCGAACCCTCTACACTGTGGACGTCGTGTACTTGGACCCTAGCTCAGTGTGGCGACCTGTGTGGCGACCTGTGTGGCGACCTGAGCTCGTCGTCTACAGCACCGTGAAGTCTGTGGACACGTTGGTGAAGCAGGAGATTCAG GTGACACCTGACGGACGGGTTCAGAGGATGCTTCAGGACAGGATGACGAGGCAATGCCGGGTGAACATCAAACTCTTTCCTTTCGACCAGCAGCGGTGCGCCATTTCTCTGGGCTCCTTGAACCAGAGCCCCAAAGAAGTCCACGTCACTGTTGGCGAGGTGTCATTGTCGCAGCCCA AGGCGGTGGCTGTTCTTCGCGCTGAACGTGCTCCTGCCTGTGACACTGGTGTCGGGGCTAAACTGCTACCCGTGCAGTGCGGGCAGAAGATGTCGGTCAGCGTGACCATCTTCCTCACCCTGGCCGTCTTCATGACGCTCATCCAGGACAGCCTGCTCAACAACTCGGACACCGTGTGTTACCTGGTCGTCTACCTGGCCACGCAGATCGTCCTCAGTGTCCTCGGTGTCGTCCTCTCGGCTGTCGTCGTCAGGTGTTACCATAGCAACCCCGGTGACGGATCGTCGGCTGAGAGTGCTGGTGGTGCTGATGACGGTTCGGAGAGGCCTATTGTGTCTTCTGTTGTTTCTGCTGCCGGAGGCGTGGACATCGCGAATCATGATGGTTGGTGA
- the LOC138947293 gene encoding solute carrier family 23 member 1-like, whose amino-acid sequence MEDKESHRYNPKTDMYTGSGIVNPAHSTESVQLKSITPRLSNSDLHEPNPTEKPQKISKPTSPQNGGSDVFGLCCSSSGHVPVARKQQKEDSGVYDVGDGGGDDDDDDDDDVRKKGHTAMENQLGIEYAVTDVPPIHMCILFGLQQVLLSISSTISIPLIVSGKICADDLTLVKSEIMSTFLFMCGVCTLLQVLVGVRLPIIQGGCHKFIPAIAALMALDMWKCPADMVARVAAYNNGSTENVTEIWQSRMREIQGGIMLASLAQVLIGCTGLLGILLEYLGPITIVPTISLVGLSLIDVALMFCEKHWGITALTVGLVFLFSLYLRNVKIPFPTFSKKTGCRVIKYPLFKLLPVIFAVVLAWVFCAILTATDTLKQPGVRTDSKTNVLELANWFFFPYPGQWGMPTISVASFMAMLAATITSIIESVGDYYACARISGVPPPPAHAVNRGIAIEGLGSLISGAVGSGGATTSYSQNVGAIGFTKVASRWAFFAAGIIFLISGLCGKFGAFLTMLPDPVLGGIVLVSFGMVTAVGLSTLSFVDLSSGRNLTIIGSSLLVGLMIPRYLADHPNAIDTGNVELDQVLQVLMGTAMFVGGVFAFFLDNTVPGTPEERGIIKWRELADVGTTGDVIKGDEQKEKQKAADYLNNIYGFPLLTNCLNRVACCRFVPFMPSFAFKRVSPFKWLCKKFKNTN is encoded by the exons ACAAAGAAAGCCATCGCTACAACCCTAAAACAGACATGTACACTGGATCTGGCATCGTAAATCCAGCGCACAGCACGGAAAGCGTGCAACTCAAAAGCATCACCCCCAGACTGTCTAACTCTGATCTCCACGAACCGAATCCTACTGAAAAACCTCAGAAAATCTCAAAACCAACATCTCCCCAAAATGGCGGATCGGATGTTTTCGGGCTCTGCTGCTCATCTTCCGGTCACGTGCCGGTGGCGAGAAAACAACAGAAGGAAGATTCTGGAGTGTACGATGTCGGAGATGggggtggtgatgatgatgacgacgatgatgacgacgtgAGAAAGAAAGGTCACACTGCGATGGAGAATCAGCTGGGGATTGAATACGCTGTGACGGATGTGCCACCGATCCATATGTGTATACTTTTTGGTTTGCAG CAAGTGTTGCTGAGCATCAGTTCCACAATCTCCATCCCGCTCATCGTGAGTGGCAAGATCTGCGCTGATGACCTCACGCTGGTCAAGTCAGAGATTATGTCCACGTTCCTCTTCATGTGTGGCGTGTGCACTCTTCTGCAAGTCCTTGTAGGGGTCAG ATTGCCAATCATCCAAGGAGGCTGCCACAAGTTTATTCCGGCCATTGCCGCTCTCATGGCTCTGGACATGTGGAAATGTCCGGCTGATATGG TAGCACGCGTGGCAGCCTACAATAATGGGTCCACAGAAAATGTCACAGAAATTTGGCAAAGCAGAATGAGGGAG ATTCAAGGTGGCATCATGCTAGCCTCGCTGGCTCAGGTGTTGATCGGGTGCACAGGATTACTGGGTATCCTCCTGGAGTACCTAGGTCCCATAACAATTGTACCCACCATCTCTCTCgtcggtctctctctcattgACGTTGCTCTCATGTTCTGTGAGAAACATTGGGGCATCACCGCCTT GACAGTGGGGCTCGTGTTCTTGTTTTCCCTCTACCTACGGAACGTCAAGATCCCGTTCCCGACATTCAGCAAGAAGACGGGATGTCGCGTCATCAAATACCCACTCTTTAAACTTCTTCCG GTAATCTTCGCTGTGGTGTTAGCGTGGGTTTTTTGCGCCATACTGACCGCTACCGACACTTTGAAGCAACCAGGAGTTCGTACAGACTCAAAGACTAATGTTCTGGAACTTGCCAATTGGTTCTTCTTTCCCTATCCAG GACAATGGGGAATGCCAACCATTAGCGTGGCAAGTTTCATGGCAATGCTTGCAGCCACCATCACCTCCATCATCGAATCTGTTGGAGACTACTACGCATGCGCGCGCATCTCTGGAGTTCCGCCTCCGCCTGCCCACGCAGTCAATCGTGGCATCGCCATCGAGGGTCTAGGAAGTTTGATATCGGGAGCTGTAGGTTCTGGCGGGGCGACGACATCCTACAGCCAGAATGTCGGTGCTATTGGCTTCACCAAG GTGGCCAGTCGGTGGGCGTTCTTCGCGGCAGGGATCATCTTTCTCATCAGCGGTCTGTGCGGCAAGTTCGGCGCTTTTCTGACCATGTTGCCGGACCCTGTGCTAGGAGGTATCGTGCTGGTCAGTTTTGGAATGGTCACTGCTGTGGGGCTGTCCACTCTCTCTTTCGTTGACCTGTCGTCTGGCCGCAATCTGACCATCATCGGTTCTTCGCTGCTGGTGGGACTCATGATCCCGCGCTACCTTGCTGACCATCCTAATGCTATTGATACCG GTAACGTGGAACTTGACCAAGTGCTCCAAGTGTTGATGGGGACCGCCATGTTTGTCGGAGGTGTTTTTGCCTTCTTTCTCGACAACACTGTGCCAG GCACACCAGAAGAAAGAGGAATTATCAAGTGGAGAGAACTCGCGGACGTCGGAACCACAGGAGACGTCATCAAGGGAGACGAGCAGAAAGAGAAGCAGAAGGCAGCTGATTATCTCAACAACATCTACGGGTTTCCTTTGCTCACCAACTGTCTCAACAGAGTGGCATGCTGCCGATTCGTTCCTTTCATGCCATCCTTTGCCTTCAAGCGTGTTTCGCCTTTCAAATGGCTGTGCAAGAAATTCAAGAACACAAACTAG